From Chryseobacterium gallinarum, one genomic window encodes:
- a CDS encoding RHS repeat-associated core domain-containing protein: protein MSFGRNSAGGALEITDANDYYPFGMNYLKTGNAYFGQGTYKNYKYNGKELQETGMHDYGARFYMPDLGRWGVVDPLAETSRRWSPYTYAFNNPLRFIDPDGMQAEDKIKIFNNGNIERTKDNNAYDTITNEDESKSIQIARTNVTEKILQETHK, encoded by the coding sequence GTGAGCTTTGGAAGAAACAGCGCAGGTGGTGCTCTTGAAATTACAGATGCTAATGATTATTACCCATTTGGTATGAACTATTTAAAGACTGGTAATGCCTATTTTGGACAAGGAACTTATAAGAATTATAAGTACAATGGCAAGGAGCTGCAGGAGACTGGTATGCATGATTATGGAGCAAGATTCTATATGCCGGATCTGGGAAGATGGGGTGTTGTCGATCCATTGGCGGAAACTTCCAGACGTTGGAGTCCTTATACTTACGCTTTTAATAATCCTTTGAGGTTTATTGACCCAGATGGAATGCAGGCAGAAGATAAGATTAAGATCTTTAACAATGGTAACATAGAAAGAACAAAAGACAATAATGCCTATGATACTATTACCAACGAAGATGAATCTAAATCTATTCAAATTGCCCGTACAAATGTGACAGAAAAGATCCTACAGGAGACTCACAAATAG
- a CDS encoding AAA family ATPase, which yields MTLLFYEKDDYYDFKESKEVEGFTIISITKFLHNVSLIDEIDTETEIIDISAMTEYIKIQSIFEEISGRFNEMQIFICDISKREALEYELRFVFDSFENVDKDIFIRKERNLTPVGENSIISKRHRKIIDLTDSELFEFFENFRSKLYGHAKFKDDFEEQIRTFRIFNKLGEHKILSFFLMGESGVGKTEVARNIFNCLNGEKKFAKINFGNYSNEFSLSSLIGSARGYIGSEDGEIFMKVRETDIGLLLIDEFEKSNSTLFNYFLEVLESGKMTSSMGEEIDLNGFIIVFTSNISKDDFKNRISPELRSRFDYKCIFTLLSNESKKKYVEFRAENISKKVHSEFQIEIGDQLKSYLLAVVNVSLYKNMRDINKQIKKEFLNYLKIYHVQQEDENNNEMETANNRFGLARRFLNFFNS from the coding sequence ATGACTTTATTATTTTACGAAAAAGATGACTATTATGATTTTAAGGAATCAAAGGAAGTAGAAGGCTTTACAATAATTAGCATTACCAAATTTTTGCATAATGTTTCTTTAATAGATGAAATAGATACAGAAACAGAAATAATCGATATTTCTGCAATGACTGAATACATCAAAATACAGTCAATATTTGAAGAGATAAGTGGTCGTTTTAACGAAATGCAAATTTTCATATGTGATATTTCTAAACGAGAAGCTCTAGAATACGAACTACGTTTTGTATTTGACAGTTTTGAAAATGTTGATAAAGACATATTTATTAGAAAAGAAAGAAATTTAACGCCTGTTGGGGAGAATTCTATAATTTCAAAAAGACACAGAAAAATAATTGACCTAACTGATTCAGAATTATTTGAATTTTTTGAAAATTTTAGATCAAAATTATATGGTCATGCAAAATTTAAAGATGATTTCGAGGAACAAATAAGAACATTTCGAATTTTTAATAAACTAGGTGAACATAAGATTTTATCTTTCTTTTTAATGGGTGAATCTGGTGTTGGTAAAACAGAAGTTGCACGAAATATTTTCAATTGCTTGAATGGAGAAAAGAAATTTGCAAAAATTAATTTCGGGAACTACAGTAATGAGTTTTCACTAAGTTCGCTAATTGGTTCTGCAAGAGGATATATTGGCAGTGAAGATGGAGAAATATTTATGAAAGTTAGAGAAACTGATATTGGACTTCTGTTAATCGATGAATTTGAAAAGTCAAATTCCACTCTTTTTAATTATTTTTTAGAAGTTTTGGAAAGCGGTAAGATGACAAGTTCTATGGGTGAAGAAATAGATTTAAATGGTTTTATTATTGTTTTTACTTCAAATATTTCAAAAGATGATTTCAAGAATAGAATTTCACCAGAGTTACGATCTCGTTTTGACTATAAATGCATTTTTACATTATTGAGTAATGAAAGTAAGAAAAAATATGTAGAATTTAGAGCTGAAAATATCAGTAAAAAAGTGCACTCAGAGTTTCAAATTGAAATAGGGGATCAGCTAAAGAGTTATTTATTAGCCGTAGTGAATGTATCTTTGTACAAAAATATGAGAGATATTAACAAACAAATCAAAAAGGAGTTTCTAAATTATCTTAAGATTTATCATGTGCAACAAGAAGACGAGAATAATAATGAGATGGAAACTGCTAATAACAGATTTGGACTTGCTAGAAGGTTTTTAAATTTTTTTAATAGTTAA
- a CDS encoding RHS repeat-associated core domain-containing protein, which translates to MNSESGIEVIEESNYYPFGLKHEGYNVLTGNSAYNYKYNGKELQETGMYDYGARFYMPDIGRWGYRSVSRENAELVAIYLCNE; encoded by the coding sequence ATGAACAGCGAATCCGGAATAGAGGTTATTGAAGAAAGTAATTATTATCCCTTTGGCTTGAAGCATGAAGGTTATAATGTATTAACAGGAAATTCAGCTTATAATTACAAGTACAATGGTAAGGAGCTGCAAGAGACAGGTATGTATGATTATGGGGCAAGATTCTACATGCCGGATATTGGAAGATGGGGTTATCGATCCGTTAGCAGAGAAAATGCCGAGCTGGTCGCCATATACCTATGCAATGAATAA
- a CDS encoding RHS repeat-associated core domain-containing protein has product MVCRTSVAFEKEAYKESGEILEPGVITREWRLDFVPTAEGFYSFQENRYIYQYRDHLGNAKVSYTKNSAGAAQVTDTNNYYPFGLNHIGQGKGLLGGYFNYKYNGKELQETGMYDYGARMYMSDLGRWGVADPLAEKSRRWGPYTYAFNNPIRFIDPDGRQNEDIIKVNAQGYVTQIEVQDPSIPHTVVDENGNQLNVNDSKFDQEQLDAIASYGRTMNDYELEDAGIRLFSPYSAQQMADSFNQVGIGDIKDTAQYLQAFGEQSYIMAPWMMYMGSLGHGQFDFAGDMGAVVQEGGNYPPSQGGGATPPDGTGGFIRFEGTNTLYNVYDAGNFMTGKAFQMIGAPLDVLKNGANTSSILTGKGKDSQADQRAITNGYNYNKVGWKK; this is encoded by the coding sequence ATGGTGTGCCGTACAAGCGTAGCTTTTGAAAAGGAGGCTTATAAGGAATCCGGGGAAATTCTTGAGCCGGGCGTTATTACTCGGGAATGGCGTCTTGATTTTGTACCAACGGCAGAAGGATTTTATAGTTTTCAGGAAAACCGTTATATTTACCAATACAGGGATCACCTTGGAAATGCGAAGGTAAGCTATACTAAAAACAGCGCAGGTGCTGCTCAAGTGACGGATACTAACAATTATTATCCGTTCGGGTTAAACCATATTGGCCAGGGAAAAGGGCTTTTAGGAGGGTACTTTAATTATAAGTACAATGGAAAGGAGCTACAGGAAACAGGTATGTATGATTATGGGGCAAGGATGTATATGTCTGACTTAGGAAGATGGGGCGTGGCAGATCCTTTAGCAGAAAAATCAAGAAGATGGGGTCCATATACTTATGCCTTTAATAATCCGATTCGTTTTATCGATCCTGACGGGAGGCAAAATGAAGATATTATCAAAGTCAATGCTCAAGGATATGTAACACAAATTGAAGTGCAAGACCCAAGCATTCCTCATACTGTTGTTGATGAAAACGGTAACCAGTTAAACGTTAATGATTCAAAATTTGATCAAGAGCAATTAGATGCTATTGCCTCATATGGAAGAACAATGAACGATTACGAACTAGAAGATGCTGGAATAAGGTTATTCTCTCCATATTCAGCTCAACAGATGGCGGATAGTTTCAATCAAGTAGGAATAGGAGATATAAAAGATACTGCTCAATATCTTCAAGCATTTGGTGAACAATCATATATTATGGCTCCTTGGATGATGTATATGGGCTCATTAGGTCATGGGCAATTTGATTTTGCAGGAGATATGGGAGCAGTTGTGCAAGAAGGAGGTAATTATCCTCCATCGCAAGGTGGTGGTGCAACTCCTCCGGATGGAACGGGTGGCTTCATAAGATTTGAAGGAACAAATACATTGTATAATGTATATGATGCGGGTAACTTCATGACAGGTAAGGCTTTCCAAATGATTGGAGCTCCTTTAGATGTTTTGAAAAATGGAGCAAATACAAGTAGCATTTTAACAGGGAAAGGGAAAGATTCACAAGCGGATCAGCGTGCAATTACTAATGGATATAATTATAACAAAGTTGGATGGAAAAAATAA
- a CDS encoding DUF4268 domain-containing protein — translation MFSKQEAQQLKKEFWTAFGKSFPRKWILYDTKVKDLAFKFSADNKKAEVSLDIEMKDEIFRNAYYEKIWSLEDILKDFIGDFHKEEYFTLENGKIISKIWVEKHGVSIFNKSTWQEIYEFFVDKMDGFERFYYEYEDFIKDI, via the coding sequence ATGTTCAGTAAACAAGAAGCACAGCAATTAAAGAAAGAGTTTTGGACAGCTTTTGGGAAATCTTTTCCAAGAAAATGGATCCTCTATGATACCAAGGTTAAAGATTTAGCCTTTAAATTTTCTGCTGATAATAAAAAAGCAGAGGTTTCTTTAGACATCGAAATGAAAGATGAAATTTTCAGAAATGCCTATTATGAAAAAATCTGGTCTTTGGAAGATATTTTAAAAGATTTCATCGGTGATTTTCATAAAGAGGAATATTTCACTTTGGAAAACGGAAAGATCATCAGTAAAATCTGGGTAGAAAAACACGGGGTTTCAATTTTTAATAAAAGTACATGGCAAGAAATTTATGAATTTTTTGTAGACAAAATGGACGGATTTGAACGTTTTTACTACGAGTATGAGGATTTTATAAAGGATATATGA
- a CDS encoding RrF2 family transcriptional regulator, which yields MLSKKSQYAFKALSYLVEKRNDGPILISEIAEHKKIPLKFLENILLELKKADILDSKKGKGGGYFFRENPENVKLAKIIRLVNGPIAMLPCVSLNFYEKCEDCNEEHCGLHDVLIEVRDASLNILEKKTLMDLVD from the coding sequence ATGCTTTCGAAAAAATCTCAATATGCGTTTAAGGCACTTTCATATCTTGTAGAAAAAAGAAATGACGGTCCGATTCTTATTTCCGAAATTGCGGAACATAAAAAGATTCCTTTAAAGTTTTTGGAAAATATCCTGCTTGAATTGAAAAAAGCGGACATCCTTGATAGTAAAAAAGGAAAAGGAGGGGGGTATTTCTTCAGGGAAAATCCTGAAAACGTTAAACTGGCAAAAATTATCCGTCTTGTTAACGGGCCTATTGCCATGCTACCTTGTGTAAGTCTGAATTTTTATGAAAAATGTGAAGACTGTAATGAAGAGCATTGCGGGCTCCACGATGTCCTCATCGAAGTCAGGGATGCCTCACTGAATATTCTGGAGAAAAAAACTTTAATGGATCTGGTTGATTAA
- a CDS encoding sulfite exporter TauE/SafE family protein — MVISRKIQIRLNILFITLALLSITGFSMYELGYMDELLTVLAKDHYIFYWMLLVGIFAEIVAGSMGMGYGVICTTTLMFLNIPPHIVSASIHSAESFTTAAGSISHVKLRNVSKSLVKKLTVPAVIGAIIGAVCLTYLGEYYAKITKILIAFYTLYLGFRILSNAFKEKQNKALKRKTNLTGLGLIGGFIDSFAGGGWGPLVTGTLIKNAFTPRFAVGSSTVAKCILTITAAVTFFFTLGIQHWNIILGLLIGGIITAPFSAMLTAKLPVKKMFLVIGILVIIMSSITIYKSVLS; from the coding sequence ATGGTAATTTCAAGAAAAATCCAGATCAGACTTAATATCCTTTTCATAACCCTTGCCTTGTTATCTATTACAGGTTTTTCCATGTATGAACTAGGGTATATGGATGAACTTTTAACAGTACTGGCAAAAGATCATTACATTTTTTACTGGATGCTTCTGGTGGGCATTTTCGCTGAAATTGTAGCCGGATCTATGGGAATGGGTTATGGAGTAATTTGTACCACAACGTTGATGTTTCTGAATATCCCTCCCCATATTGTAAGTGCAAGTATTCATTCAGCAGAAAGTTTTACCACTGCAGCCGGTAGTATAAGCCATGTAAAACTCAGAAATGTAAGCAAAAGCCTGGTAAAAAAACTGACTGTTCCTGCTGTTATTGGGGCGATTATCGGAGCTGTTTGCCTCACTTACCTCGGAGAATATTATGCTAAAATTACAAAAATCCTTATTGCATTTTATACTTTGTATTTAGGTTTCCGGATCCTGTCCAATGCTTTCAAAGAAAAACAGAACAAAGCCCTTAAAAGAAAAACCAATCTGACAGGCCTTGGACTTATCGGAGGTTTTATAGATTCATTTGCAGGAGGAGGATGGGGACCTTTAGTAACCGGAACATTGATTAAAAATGCATTTACTCCAAGGTTTGCGGTGGGAAGCTCTACCGTAGCCAAATGTATTCTCACCATTACGGCAGCGGTTACCTTTTTCTTTACCCTGGGGATTCAGCACTGGAATATTATCCTCGGACTTTTGATCGGAGGAATCATAACAGCTCCATTTTCTGCAATGCTTACAGCAAAGCTTCCTGTAAAAAAGATGTTTTTAGTGATCGGAATACTGGTGATCATAATGAGTTCTATAACTATTTATAAATCAGTGCTAAGCTGA
- a CDS encoding putative quinol monooxygenase — MNLHIIALFKFNENYLMEAVELFQNLVKETRKEEGCLQYDLIEDKDNKGTFFLIELWESVEHHNRHNGQDHLLDFRRDASKMMESTTEVYKGFKIY; from the coding sequence ATGAACTTACATATCATTGCACTTTTTAAGTTTAATGAAAATTACCTGATGGAAGCAGTAGAGCTGTTTCAGAATCTTGTAAAGGAAACCAGAAAAGAAGAAGGCTGCCTTCAGTATGACCTTATTGAAGACAAAGACAATAAAGGAACTTTCTTCCTGATTGAATTATGGGAAAGTGTTGAACATCATAACAGGCACAATGGTCAGGACCATCTGCTGGATTTCCGCAGGGATGCTTCCAAGATGATGGAAAGCACAACAGAAGTTTACAAAGGATTTAAAATATATTAA
- a CDS encoding T9SS type A sorting domain-containing protein translates to MKTKLLLASVLALSVQQTVFAQTDALGYTQLNMSMGNNYQNRVFVNLTDGNMVSQPANTWDIAFYRNSNFGFGSRVNDALEIEVYAASTNMNDWDNIDINNIGSWGAPLYNPDQTTDLSQGAFEQGPITTPSSPNYSPTGWGEYNFSTHRIEGRVIFVLKYTKTGSYVKFAIDEAFAGYTFRYSKWNGNAWGPTETRTITNGSDDSFFNYFSFSTGAKVPNMEPSRSAWDLMFTKYYTFYNNIMMYPLSGAIQNPNVKVAMVQPEIQATSAYSIPASTNFSSNITTVGHSWKGIGTVKSDVVYYIKKGNDYYRMYFITNGGATTGDMYFKYKNITQTLGIKEVDKKASFGIYPNPATADKKVTVLFDIKEKASNKGKVEVYDLTGKTVYSADLANQAGFYRQDLNLSHLASGNYLVKITYGGTTETKKLIVK, encoded by the coding sequence ATGAAAACAAAACTATTATTGGCATCTGTATTGGCTTTATCTGTTCAGCAGACGGTTTTTGCACAGACGGATGCATTAGGATATACCCAGCTGAATATGTCTATGGGCAACAATTACCAGAACCGTGTATTTGTCAACCTGACTGATGGGAACATGGTTTCACAACCAGCCAATACCTGGGATATTGCCTTTTACAGGAATTCTAATTTCGGTTTTGGCTCAAGAGTGAATGATGCCCTTGAAATCGAAGTATATGCCGCTTCTACTAACATGAACGACTGGGATAATATCGATATTAACAATATAGGTTCGTGGGGAGCTCCCCTTTACAATCCGGATCAGACTACTGATCTAAGCCAGGGAGCATTTGAGCAGGGACCAATTACTACCCCATCGTCTCCCAACTACTCTCCAACGGGCTGGGGAGAGTATAATTTTTCAACGCATCGCATTGAAGGAAGGGTTATTTTTGTTCTAAAATACACCAAAACAGGATCTTACGTAAAGTTTGCCATCGATGAAGCATTTGCCGGGTATACTTTCAGATATTCCAAATGGAATGGAAATGCCTGGGGACCTACTGAAACCAGAACAATTACCAACGGAAGTGATGATTCTTTTTTCAACTACTTTTCTTTCTCCACAGGAGCAAAAGTTCCCAATATGGAGCCGTCCAGGAGTGCCTGGGACCTTATGTTTACCAAATACTATACCTTCTATAATAACATCATGATGTACCCTCTTTCCGGAGCTATTCAAAACCCTAATGTAAAGGTAGCCATGGTACAACCGGAAATTCAGGCCACTTCAGCCTATTCAATACCTGCCAGCACCAACTTCTCTTCCAATATTACAACGGTAGGACATTCATGGAAAGGAATCGGCACAGTGAAAAGTGATGTAGTGTATTACATCAAAAAAGGAAATGATTACTATAGAATGTATTTTATTACCAACGGGGGAGCTACCACCGGAGACATGTATTTTAAATATAAAAACATCACCCAGACTTTAGGAATCAAAGAAGTGGATAAAAAAGCTTCTTTTGGAATTTATCCCAATCCTGCAACCGCCGATAAAAAAGTTACAGTTTTGTTTGATATTAAAGAGAAAGCCAGCAATAAAGGAAAAGTTGAGGTTTATGACCTTACAGGAAAAACAGTCTATTCTGCGGATCTTGCTAATCAGGCAGGCTTCTACAGACAGGACTTAAATTTATCTCACCTTGCTTCCGGAAATTATCTTGTAAAGATTACCTATGGAGGAACTACTGAAACGAAAAAACTCATCGTGAAATAA
- a CDS encoding T9SS-dependent choice-of-anchor J family protein produces MKLQLLLGTLMFSAFTVKAQVSSINENFDNFTSGNSTFPQSGWSAVVAPMVTGTAPFPVPPRMIVTTGSDKAVQSYSGTNATDSSYLISPQIQSPSGTKTLSFKTTLVSPSPGPGTIQVGVASNPSDMSTFVPVGTPINVTTIGTIQNESIPIPAVTGSYLVFKFTPSSQHVAVQIDDVVYDTSSSLSVRDNHPSAGEIRFAVNADQTALEFIFKTAPKNIRIYSAVGEKVSEGKLIGRQFGISSLPSGVYFLNFETAEGKTISSKFVKK; encoded by the coding sequence ATGAAATTACAATTACTTTTAGGAACATTAATGTTTTCAGCATTTACAGTGAAGGCCCAGGTTTCAAGCATCAATGAAAATTTTGACAATTTTACTTCAGGAAACTCCACTTTCCCTCAATCGGGCTGGTCTGCGGTAGTTGCTCCTATGGTAACAGGGACAGCACCATTTCCGGTTCCGCCGAGAATGATTGTAACAACCGGTTCTGATAAAGCTGTTCAGTCTTATTCGGGAACCAACGCCACGGATTCATCGTATTTGATTTCTCCTCAGATCCAGAGTCCGTCCGGAACTAAAACACTTTCTTTTAAAACAACTTTAGTGAGTCCTTCGCCGGGTCCCGGAACCATTCAGGTCGGAGTGGCCAGCAATCCTTCAGATATGTCTACTTTCGTTCCCGTTGGAACTCCTATTAATGTAACCACTATCGGAACCATCCAAAATGAGAGCATTCCTATTCCGGCTGTAACCGGGTCATATCTTGTATTCAAATTTACCCCAAGCAGCCAGCATGTAGCAGTTCAGATCGATGATGTAGTATATGATACTTCTTCTTCATTAAGTGTAAGAGATAACCATCCATCTGCAGGAGAAATCAGGTTTGCAGTAAATGCAGATCAGACCGCATTGGAATTTATTTTTAAAACAGCTCCGAAAAATATCAGGATCTATTCTGCTGTAGGAGAGAAAGTATCTGAGGGTAAATTAATCGGACGTCAATTTGGTATCAGCTCCCTACCATCAGGAGTTTATTTTTTGAATTTTGAAACAGCAGAAGGAAAAACCATTTCGTCCAAATTCGTAAAAAAATAA
- a CDS encoding TonB-dependent receptor plug domain-containing protein: protein MKKKVLSILSLSIAFWINAQEKDSLNQKKIEEVVITGQYVQKSINKSIYKVEVIDEQQIKNMAATNAADVLNQTLNIQITPDTNSGNSTANIMGLGGDYVKILIDNIPVVGDTGLGSNIDLTKISLSNIERIEIVKGSMGVEYGNGALAGVINIITKKNSNKKLSIRAALQEETVRDGYDLKKRGKGRHIQNLNAGYNLNDHWFANISFNHNQFMGYEGNKKGYKHFGDEKKPMRGYEWNPKDQYEINALVRYAKNKTSFFYKISYLNEKFNFYNPVSTPESLNDGNGGTTYWATDREYNTGRWIHQFNIQTNFGHIRYMGDFSYQKQDRKYFDYIYDVPSRATVSEKPENSYYKTDVIYSRGMFSNFLNSKKFDFQLGYELDHTNGYASLIAGNFFEDSARRKIFTYGTFLSAEWNISDRFSVRPGARLSVSENFDNQFNYSFSTRWKTSGNSNLRGVFGTANRYPTYDELYTYFVNLNHDIQGNADLKPENGYSLGLFWDQGFSLGDGWKLNYNLEALYVDLKDKIELVMVKKPSTYKYLNMDTYRSLLFAANANLVKDQFSLGVRTSLNGISVSRYDMDIASPTDFQYNFQAGANVSYKLKNIHTTFNLYYKYTGPARLYVLENEAFRIGKTDGFHMMDFIVSQPFWKDRLELSAGVKNIFDVTSVNSTTNGGNAHTAGSDRLNLYYGRSYFARLMYQF, encoded by the coding sequence ATGAAGAAGAAAGTGCTTTCCATTCTGTCATTATCCATAGCTTTTTGGATAAATGCACAAGAAAAGGATTCTCTTAATCAAAAGAAAATTGAAGAAGTTGTCATTACGGGCCAGTATGTACAGAAGTCAATTAATAAATCCATCTATAAAGTGGAAGTTATTGATGAACAGCAGATTAAAAATATGGCAGCTACCAATGCTGCTGACGTTCTTAATCAGACTTTAAATATACAGATCACGCCTGATACCAACTCAGGAAATTCTACTGCAAATATCATGGGACTTGGTGGCGACTATGTAAAAATCCTGATCGATAATATTCCTGTTGTAGGAGATACGGGGTTGGGAAGCAATATAGATCTTACCAAAATCAGTTTGAGCAATATTGAACGTATTGAAATCGTAAAAGGAAGTATGGGCGTGGAATATGGAAATGGAGCCCTGGCAGGAGTTATCAATATTATCACTAAAAAGAACAGCAACAAGAAATTAAGCATCAGGGCTGCTCTGCAGGAAGAAACAGTAAGGGATGGCTATGACCTGAAAAAAAGAGGAAAGGGAAGGCATATTCAGAATCTGAATGCAGGATATAATCTGAATGACCACTGGTTTGCCAATATCAGTTTTAACCATAATCAGTTTATGGGATACGAAGGCAATAAAAAAGGATATAAACATTTCGGGGATGAAAAGAAGCCGATGAGAGGCTATGAATGGAATCCCAAGGACCAATATGAAATCAATGCTTTGGTCAGATATGCTAAAAATAAGACTTCATTTTTTTATAAGATATCTTATTTAAACGAAAAATTTAATTTTTATAATCCTGTTTCTACCCCGGAATCTCTTAATGACGGAAATGGAGGAACTACATATTGGGCTACAGATAGAGAATATAATACAGGCCGGTGGATCCATCAGTTCAATATTCAAACTAACTTCGGGCATATCCGGTATATGGGAGATTTTTCGTACCAGAAGCAGGACAGAAAATATTTTGATTATATCTATGATGTTCCTAGCCGGGCTACAGTCAGTGAAAAACCTGAAAATTCTTATTATAAAACGGATGTGATCTACTCCAGAGGGATGTTCAGCAACTTTTTAAACAGTAAAAAGTTTGATTTCCAGCTGGGTTATGAATTAGACCATACCAATGGATATGCATCACTTATTGCCGGAAATTTCTTTGAAGATAGTGCCCGGAGAAAGATTTTTACCTATGGTACCTTCCTGTCTGCCGAATGGAATATTTCAGATAGGTTTTCAGTAAGGCCTGGTGCCAGATTATCAGTGAGTGAGAACTTTGATAATCAGTTCAACTATTCATTCTCCACCAGATGGAAAACCTCGGGAAATTCTAATCTCAGAGGAGTATTTGGAACCGCAAACCGATATCCCACCTATGACGAGTTGTACACCTATTTTGTTAATCTGAATCATGATATTCAGGGTAATGCGGATCTGAAGCCGGAAAATGGCTATTCGCTTGGACTTTTCTGGGATCAGGGATTTTCTTTGGGAGACGGATGGAAGCTGAATTATAATCTGGAAGCACTTTACGTTGATCTGAAAGATAAAATAGAATTGGTAATGGTAAAAAAACCTTCTACTTACAAGTATCTGAATATGGATACCTACAGAAGCCTTTTATTTGCAGCCAATGCCAATCTCGTTAAAGACCAGTTCTCTTTGGGAGTAAGGACTTCCCTCAATGGAATTTCTGTTTCAAGATATGATATGGATATTGCTTCACCTACCGATTTCCAATATAATTTCCAGGCAGGTGCCAATGTTTCCTATAAGCTGAAAAACATACATACCACTTTCAATCTTTATTATAAATATACAGGTCCCGCAAGATTATATGTCCTGGAGAACGAAGCTTTCAGGATCGGAAAGACAGATGGTTTCCATATGATGGATTTTATTGTAAGCCAACCGTTCTGGAAGGATCGCCTGGAACTTTCCGCAGGAGTTAAGAATATTTTTGACGTTACTTCAGTCAACAGTACAACGAATGGGGGAAATGCCCATACAGCCGGATCAGACCGTCTCAATTTATATTATGGCAGAAGCTATTTCGCAAGATTAATGTACCAATTCTAA
- a CDS encoding HmuY family protein, producing MKYLNIFSFLLIITATQSCLSADEDPVAVPPITGSIVDPEVNGARQPNQVWIDLSDMNPETKKLNQTVNLRTDWDLGFYSGDEYRVILNSSVAMAVAKIPNATDINKVKEADVKNLMNTVQVGPFGQAVLQYIDNPDGNFLTQTTGIAPVKDNDAENPVYLLNLGRKLDTGSNIPPGSVSLSGDSRGWKKIQIVRAPGGYKIRYADIDATEYKEYIITKDPDYTFSFFSFTSGTTVKIQPEKKKWDLGFTTFTNEVFMGTASAGSYFYADFVITNTAAGVSAYQVNVTGSLDQAYKAFKRSDVDAGKFISNDQRAIGDKWRTTTGTAEIQGAFVYTDRFFVIKDAAGFYFKLRFNKMKNVDGERGYPNFVFDPL from the coding sequence ATGAAGTATTTAAACATATTTTCATTTCTATTAATAATCACGGCAACACAGTCTTGTCTTTCAGCAGATGAAGACCCTGTTGCAGTACCGCCAATTACAGGATCTATTGTTGACCCCGAGGTTAACGGTGCAAGACAGCCAAACCAGGTCTGGATTGACTTAAGCGATATGAACCCTGAAACCAAAAAACTCAATCAAACCGTTAATTTGCGGACGGATTGGGACCTCGGGTTTTACTCCGGGGATGAATACCGTGTTATCCTTAACAGCTCAGTAGCAATGGCGGTCGCAAAGATTCCGAATGCTACCGATATTAACAAGGTAAAGGAAGCCGATGTCAAAAACCTTATGAATACAGTACAGGTAGGACCTTTCGGACAAGCTGTATTGCAATATATTGATAATCCTGACGGAAATTTTCTGACCCAGACCACAGGAATTGCACCGGTAAAAGATAATGATGCCGAAAACCCTGTTTACTTACTGAATTTGGGAAGAAAGCTCGATACAGGCTCAAATATTCCTCCGGGTTCTGTTTCTTTGTCAGGAGACTCAAGAGGATGGAAAAAAATTCAGATTGTAAGGGCTCCGGGTGGGTATAAAATCAGATATGCAGATATAGATGCAACAGAGTATAAAGAATATATCATTACCAAAGATCCGGACTATACTTTTAGCTTCTTTAGTTTTACATCTGGGACAACTGTTAAAATTCAGCCTGAAAAAAAGAAATGGGATTTGGGGTTCACCACTTTTACCAATGAAGTATTTATGGGAACAGCCAGTGCTGGAAGCTACTTTTATGCTGATTTTGTAATCACTAATACCGCAGCAGGAGTAAGTGCTTATCAGGTGAATGTGACAGGCAGCCTGGACCAGGCTTATAAAGCTTTTAAACGAAGTGATGTAGATGCCGGCAAATTCATTTCCAATGATCAAAGGGCAATTGGAGATAAGTGGAGAACGACCACCGGAACTGCTGAAATACAAGGTGCATTTGTGTATACGGACCGTTTTTTTGTGATAAAAGATGCAGCAGGATTCTATTTTAAACTAAGGTTTAATAAAATGAAGAATGTGGATGGTGAACGTGGATATCCCAACTTTGTGTTTGATCCCTTATAA